One Pseudonocardia sediminis DNA window includes the following coding sequences:
- a CDS encoding YccF domain-containing protein encodes MRLLLNLIWLVLCGFWMAVGYVLAGLVACVLIVTIPFGIASFRIAAYALWPFGRDVVRRPTAGAASTIGNVLWIVLFGWWLALGHVVTGIALCVTIIGIPLGIANFKLIPISLLPLGSEIVDSDHYLPARV; translated from the coding sequence GTGCGCCTACTGCTGAACCTCATCTGGCTCGTGCTCTGCGGCTTCTGGATGGCTGTGGGCTACGTGCTCGCCGGTCTGGTCGCGTGTGTGCTGATCGTGACGATCCCGTTCGGCATCGCGTCGTTCCGGATCGCGGCCTACGCCCTGTGGCCGTTCGGGCGCGACGTCGTCCGCCGCCCGACCGCGGGCGCGGCGTCGACCATCGGCAACGTCCTGTGGATCGTGTTGTTCGGCTGGTGGCTGGCCCTCGGGCACGTCGTCACCGGCATCGCGCTCTGCGTGACGATCATCGGCATCCCGCTCGGGATCGCCAACTTCAAGCTCATCCCGATCTCGCTGCTGCCGCTGGGCTCGGAGATCGTCGACTCCGACCACTACCTGCCGGCCCGGGTCTGA
- a CDS encoding M18 family aminopeptidase gives MYDAARDLASFVTASPSPYHAVAEAVRRLEAAGFTAQAEDAEWNTAPGGRYLVRDGTILAWRQPAVAGAAPLRIFAAHTDSPGFKVKPNPDTGAAGWRQVAVEVYGGALWNSWLDRDLGLAGRLALYDGSVVPVHIDRPLLRIPQLAIHLDRSVNQGLTLDAQRHLLPVWGIGKPTDGELIEFLADRAGVDAAEVAAHDLVTFDLTPPSTLGRNEELLAAPRLDNLASVHAGITALLDATERAPGTVPVFVGFDHEEIGSDTATGAAGPLLETVLTQLAGGFDARRTVFARSRCLSVDVTHAAHPNYLDRHDTDHLSIPNGGPSLKVNAVQRYATDAPGAAAWQRACRDTGVPTQTFVSRNTVPCGTTVGPIMATRLGIRTVDVGIPVLSMHSARELCGVDDPSHLAVAGAQFLSDDV, from the coding sequence GTGTATGACGCAGCGCGCGATCTGGCCTCCTTCGTCACCGCGAGCCCGTCGCCGTACCACGCGGTGGCCGAGGCGGTCCGGCGTCTGGAGGCCGCGGGGTTCACCGCCCAGGCCGAGGACGCCGAGTGGAACACCGCCCCCGGCGGTCGCTACCTGGTGCGCGACGGCACGATCCTGGCCTGGCGTCAGCCCGCCGTCGCCGGCGCGGCGCCCCTGCGGATCTTCGCCGCGCACACCGACTCCCCCGGCTTCAAGGTCAAGCCGAACCCGGACACCGGTGCGGCCGGCTGGCGGCAGGTCGCCGTCGAGGTCTACGGCGGCGCGCTGTGGAACTCCTGGCTCGACCGCGACCTCGGCCTCGCCGGGCGTCTCGCGCTCTACGACGGCTCGGTCGTGCCGGTGCACATCGACCGCCCGCTGCTGCGCATCCCGCAGCTGGCCATCCACCTCGACCGCAGCGTCAACCAGGGCCTGACGCTCGACGCGCAGCGTCACCTGTTGCCGGTCTGGGGCATCGGCAAGCCCACCGACGGCGAGCTGATCGAGTTCCTCGCCGACCGGGCCGGGGTCGACGCCGCCGAGGTCGCCGCGCACGACCTCGTCACGTTCGACCTCACCCCGCCGTCCACGCTCGGGCGCAACGAGGAGCTGCTCGCCGCCCCGCGCCTGGACAACCTCGCGTCGGTGCACGCCGGCATCACCGCGCTGCTCGACGCCACCGAGCGCGCGCCGGGCACGGTGCCGGTGTTCGTCGGCTTTGACCACGAGGAGATCGGCTCCGACACCGCCACCGGCGCGGCCGGGCCGCTGCTGGAGACGGTCCTGACCCAGCTCGCGGGCGGTTTCGACGCCCGCCGCACGGTGTTCGCGCGCTCGCGCTGCCTGTCGGTGGACGTCACGCACGCGGCGCACCCGAACTACCTCGACCGCCACGACACCGACCACCTGTCCATCCCCAACGGCGGCCCGTCGCTGAAGGTCAACGCGGTGCAGCGCTACGCCACCGACGCCCCCGGCGCGGCGGCCTGGCAGCGGGCCTGCCGCGACACCGGCGTCCCCACCCAGACGTTCGTCTCGCGCAACACGGTCCCCTGCGGCACGACCGTCGGGCCGATCATGGCGACGCGACTGGGCATCCGGACCGTCGACGTCGGGATCCCGGTGCTGTCGATGCACTCCGCGCGCGAGCTGTGCGGCGTCGACGACCCGTCGCACCTGGCCGTCGCGGGAGCCCAGTTCCTCTCCGACGACGTCTGA
- the mftG gene encoding mycofactocin system GMC family oxidoreductase MftG, with protein sequence MREPSYEVVVVGAGSAGCVLAGRLSERGVRVLLVEAGALSVPPDVASIASLAATAPEHALNWAFRANLTRCGREAAVPRGKVLGGSGAINGGYYVRAVPADFADWAIPGWSDDDVLPYYRRAENDLNETGPRHGDAGPMRITRPSGPLLADATRPFLAACARLGYPAEPDKNGAAPPGAGPVPTNAVGGRRVSAATAYLPPPWGDAAPRDTLTVRGGSPVTSLVIEDGRVTGIRLADTVVHADEVVLAAGAVGTPALLLRSGIGPEDTLRTAGVPVRRELPGVGRCWSDHPSVFVPFRGGGGIGPDAVAGQAALNLDSGADPAGDLEILLFARPFAMDGPAHLMCALQRPESRGMLAITSPDVADPPRLDYKYLRTESDRRRMRAAIRIAADIMRTAGWTRVAPGGDVLGNDVRLDGWIRDVLTTSVHLSGSARMGTDPDAVVDPQLRVHGVDGLRVADTSVLPSVPRRGPAATAIMIGERAADLVRESA encoded by the coding sequence ATGCGGGAACCGTCGTACGAGGTGGTGGTGGTCGGGGCCGGGTCGGCCGGGTGCGTGCTGGCCGGGCGGCTGTCCGAGCGGGGGGTCCGGGTGCTGCTCGTCGAGGCCGGTGCGCTGTCCGTCCCGCCGGACGTCGCGTCTATCGCCTCGCTCGCCGCGACCGCCCCCGAACACGCCCTGAACTGGGCTTTCCGGGCCAACCTGACCCGCTGCGGACGCGAGGCGGCGGTGCCGCGGGGCAAGGTGCTCGGCGGCTCGGGGGCGATCAACGGCGGCTACTACGTCCGCGCCGTCCCGGCCGACTTCGCCGACTGGGCCATCCCCGGCTGGTCCGACGACGACGTCCTGCCCTACTACCGGCGCGCCGAGAACGACCTGAACGAGACCGGCCCGCGGCACGGCGACGCCGGCCCGATGCGGATCACCCGCCCGTCCGGCCCGCTGCTGGCCGACGCGACCCGCCCCTTCCTCGCCGCCTGCGCCCGCCTGGGCTACCCCGCCGAGCCGGACAAGAACGGTGCCGCTCCGCCCGGCGCCGGGCCGGTCCCCACCAACGCCGTCGGTGGACGCCGGGTCAGCGCGGCCACCGCCTACCTGCCGCCGCCGTGGGGGGACGCCGCGCCGCGCGACACCCTGACCGTGCGCGGCGGTTCCCCGGTGACGTCACTGGTGATCGAGGACGGTCGGGTCACCGGCATCCGTCTCGCCGACACCGTCGTGCACGCGGACGAGGTCGTCCTCGCGGCCGGCGCGGTCGGCACCCCCGCGCTGCTGCTGCGCTCCGGGATCGGCCCGGAGGACACGCTGCGCACGGCCGGGGTCCCGGTGCGGCGCGAGCTGCCGGGGGTGGGCCGTTGCTGGTCGGACCACCCCAGCGTGTTCGTGCCGTTCCGCGGCGGCGGCGGGATCGGCCCGGACGCGGTGGCCGGGCAGGCCGCGCTGAACCTCGACTCCGGCGCCGACCCGGCCGGTGACCTGGAGATCCTGCTGTTCGCGCGACCGTTCGCGATGGACGGTCCGGCGCACCTGATGTGTGCCCTGCAGCGCCCGGAGAGCCGCGGGATGCTCGCGATCACCTCGCCGGACGTGGCGGACCCGCCGCGCCTGGACTACAAGTACCTGCGCACCGAGTCCGACCGCCGCCGGATGCGCGCCGCGATCCGGATCGCCGCCGACATCATGCGCACCGCCGGCTGGACCCGCGTCGCCCCCGGTGGCGACGTACTCGGCAACGACGTCCGCCTCGACGGCTGGATCCGCGACGTCCTCACGACGTCGGTGCACCTGTCCGGCAGCGCGCGGATGGGGACCGACCCGGACGCCGTCGTCGATCCACAGCTGCGTGTGCACGGTGTGGACGGGCTGCGCGTCGCCGACACGTCGGTCCTGCCGTCGGTGCCCCGCCGGGGCCCCGCCGCGACCGCGATCATGATCGGCGAGAGGGCCGCGGACCTCGTCCGGGAGTCGGCGTGA
- a CDS encoding GNAT family N-acetyltransferase, whose product MLREASVGDVAVMRAVERAAGEPFRGLGMDAVADDEPPPVAVLREFVDDGRAWVVERDGEVVAYLVAAVVDGCGHVEQASVHPDHAGHRYGAALVEHLASWSRERGHPALTLTTFRDVPWNGPYYARCGFRTLDDDELGPGLRAIRADEAARRLDRWPRVAMRRDLSPRT is encoded by the coding sequence GTGCTCCGGGAGGCCTCGGTCGGTGACGTCGCGGTGATGCGGGCGGTCGAGCGCGCGGCGGGGGAGCCGTTCCGCGGGCTGGGGATGGACGCCGTCGCCGACGACGAGCCGCCGCCCGTCGCGGTGCTGCGGGAGTTCGTCGACGACGGCCGGGCGTGGGTCGTCGAGCGTGACGGCGAGGTCGTCGCGTACCTGGTCGCGGCGGTGGTGGACGGCTGCGGGCACGTCGAGCAGGCGTCGGTGCACCCCGATCACGCCGGGCACCGGTACGGCGCCGCACTCGTCGAGCACCTCGCGTCCTGGTCGCGCGAGCGGGGCCACCCGGCGCTGACGCTCACCACGTTCCGCGACGTGCCCTGGAACGGCCCGTACTACGCCCGGTGCGGGTTCCGGACCCTGGACGACGACGAGCTCGGCCCGGGTCTGCGGGCGATCCGCGCGGACGAGGCCGCCCGCCGCCTGGACCGGTGGCCGCGGGTGGCGATGCGCCGGGACCTCAGCCCGAGGACCTGA
- a CDS encoding acyl-CoA dehydrogenase encodes MTFDFSDEQVALRSAVRELLDDHAGRAAPPDTTGPVLDRKLWELLAEQLGVVGLAVPEEHGGGGAGPVELAIVAEEIGRRLSPVPYLSSAVLAATLLAEMGGGAAVEYLPDVASGRRIATVAVAGDDGWNDTGGSGVVATGASVTGRRRWVTDGPVADLLLVVAEGPRVLAVDAGAPGVTVTPLGTVDTSRPLADVTFDAAPARLLAEGPDAARALERALRTAGIVLAAEQAGGARAVLDMSVAYAKERVQFGRAIGSFQAVKHLCADLLVDVESAFSAAYQAAWSLAEDRPDAGAVASMAQAFCSETFVRAAGDTIQIHGGIGFTWEHPAHLYLRRARSAAALFDGASEHRERYLAAVEQGAAVLSSSPVARDDGPAAPVPAGGVRGEVRAWLAEHWDPRHRDSPADRAAWRERVVDSGYAVPRWPREALGLGMSDADADAVEEEFRSVGAPGSGQDRVNLWANTVLAFGTPELRDQLLRPLLLDRVTMCLLYSEPGAGSDLAAVRTTAVADGGEFVVDGQKVWTSGAARADYGMLIARTDPDVPKHRGLSFFFLPMDQDGVEVRPLRQMTGEAHFNEVFLTGARVAATHMLGAPGQGWRVLQTALAYERAALAESNIGASVRSGRAVDASGEVDLVGLARRHGRLSDPLVRDDIARLLTLRAVNRWNNQRAQAELEQGTSSPVASLGKLLMSRMVHLDGAVQTAIVGPEAMLEGTAHPDGDEANFAAMNAYFTSIGGGTDQIQRTIVGERILGLPKEPEVDKDVPFRQVRSSG; translated from the coding sequence GTGACCTTCGACTTCAGCGACGAGCAGGTCGCCCTGCGTTCCGCGGTGCGCGAGCTGCTCGACGACCACGCCGGGCGCGCCGCCCCTCCGGACACGACCGGGCCGGTCCTGGACCGGAAGCTCTGGGAACTGCTGGCCGAGCAGCTCGGGGTGGTGGGGCTGGCCGTCCCCGAGGAGCACGGCGGGGGCGGGGCCGGTCCGGTCGAGCTCGCGATCGTCGCCGAGGAGATCGGCCGCCGGCTGTCGCCGGTGCCGTACCTGTCCAGCGCCGTCCTGGCGGCGACGCTGCTCGCCGAGATGGGCGGCGGGGCCGCCGTGGAGTACCTGCCCGATGTCGCCTCCGGCCGCCGGATCGCCACCGTCGCCGTGGCCGGTGACGACGGGTGGAACGACACCGGCGGCTCCGGTGTGGTGGCGACGGGCGCCTCCGTGACCGGCCGCCGCCGCTGGGTCACCGACGGACCGGTCGCCGACCTGCTGCTCGTGGTCGCCGAGGGCCCGCGGGTGCTGGCCGTCGACGCCGGCGCGCCCGGGGTCACGGTGACGCCGCTGGGCACCGTGGACACGAGCCGCCCGCTGGCCGACGTCACCTTCGACGCGGCACCCGCGCGTCTGCTCGCCGAGGGCCCGGACGCGGCACGGGCGCTGGAGCGCGCGCTGCGCACGGCCGGGATCGTGCTGGCCGCCGAGCAGGCGGGCGGGGCCCGCGCGGTGCTGGACATGTCCGTGGCGTACGCGAAGGAGCGGGTGCAGTTCGGCCGGGCGATCGGCAGCTTCCAGGCCGTCAAGCACCTGTGCGCCGACCTCCTCGTCGACGTCGAGTCGGCCTTCTCGGCGGCGTACCAGGCGGCGTGGTCGCTGGCGGAGGACCGGCCGGACGCGGGCGCCGTCGCGTCGATGGCGCAGGCGTTCTGCTCGGAGACGTTCGTCCGGGCGGCCGGGGACACCATCCAGATCCACGGCGGGATCGGGTTCACCTGGGAGCACCCGGCGCACCTCTACCTGCGGCGCGCCCGCAGTGCCGCGGCGCTGTTCGACGGGGCGTCGGAGCACCGGGAGCGGTACCTGGCCGCGGTCGAGCAGGGCGCTGCCGTCCTCTCCTCCTCCCCCGTCGCCCGGGACGACGGCCCGGCCGCACCGGTCCCGGCCGGCGGGGTCCGCGGAGAGGTCCGCGCCTGGCTCGCCGAGCACTGGGACCCCCGCCACCGGGACTCCCCCGCCGACCGCGCCGCGTGGCGCGAACGCGTCGTCGACTCGGGGTACGCGGTCCCGCGCTGGCCGCGGGAGGCCCTCGGCCTCGGGATGTCCGACGCCGACGCGGACGCCGTCGAGGAGGAGTTCCGCTCGGTCGGGGCTCCCGGATCGGGCCAGGACCGGGTGAACCTGTGGGCGAACACCGTCCTCGCGTTCGGCACCCCCGAGCTGCGGGATCAGCTGCTGCGGCCGCTGCTGCTCGACCGGGTCACGATGTGCCTGCTCTACAGCGAGCCCGGCGCGGGGTCGGACCTGGCCGCCGTCCGCACGACCGCCGTCGCCGACGGCGGGGAGTTCGTCGTGGACGGGCAGAAGGTCTGGACGTCCGGCGCCGCCCGCGCCGACTACGGGATGCTGATCGCCCGCACCGACCCGGACGTGCCGAAACACCGCGGGCTGAGCTTCTTCTTCCTCCCGATGGACCAGGACGGCGTCGAGGTCCGTCCGCTGCGGCAGATGACCGGCGAGGCGCACTTCAACGAGGTGTTCCTGACCGGTGCCCGGGTCGCGGCCACGCACATGCTCGGCGCGCCCGGGCAGGGCTGGCGGGTGCTGCAGACCGCGCTGGCCTACGAGCGGGCCGCGCTGGCGGAGTCCAACATCGGCGCGAGCGTGCGCAGCGGACGGGCGGTGGACGCGTCCGGGGAGGTCGACCTCGTCGGGCTGGCCCGCCGGCACGGACGGCTGTCCGACCCGCTCGTCCGCGACGACATCGCCCGGCTCCTGACGCTGCGTGCGGTGAACCGGTGGAACAACCAGCGGGCGCAGGCCGAGCTGGAGCAGGGCACGTCGTCGCCGGTCGCGTCGCTGGGCAAGCTGCTGATGTCGCGGATGGTGCACCTCGACGGGGCCGTTCAGACCGCGATCGTCGGGCCCGAGGCGATGCTCGAGGGCACCGCGCACCCGGACGGCGACGAGGCGAACTTCGCCGCGATGAACGCCTACTTCACCTCGATCGGCGGGGGCACCGACCAGATCCAGCGCACCATCGTCGGCGAGCGGATCCTCGGCCTGCCCAAGGAGCCCGAGGTGGACAAGGACGTCCCGTTCCGGCAGGTCAGGTCCTCGGGCTGA
- a CDS encoding M3 family metallopeptidase, whose amino-acid sequence MTSDNPFLAPSDLPHELPDFTRIRDEHFLPAFTAGMEAQLAEIAGIVASGEPTFENTIVALERSGRILDRVARVFFTRVGAHTSPAIQEIEAEIGPRLAAHSDTIGLDPALFARIDALHAARDDLGLDPESLRLLERHHRDAVRAGARLGPDEQTRLRALNGELSTLSTEFGTRLLAGANAAAVHVTDVARLDGLSADAITSAAGAAADRGYDGGYLLTMVLPTQQPALASLTDRALREELHRASVGRGSEPGPHDTRDLIRRTATLRAERARLLGYPDHASYVIDDATARTAEAAGEMLAGLVPAAVANADREAAELAGLAGHPLEAWDWAFYAERYRKQHFDVDASVLRPYLEVDRVIHDGVFHAAGELYGITLTERTDLPVYHPDVRYWEVTDADGSVLGLFGADLWARPSKRGGAWMNSLVSQSTLLDQHPVVMNTLNLVKPAPGEPALLTLDEVRTLFHEFGHALHGLFSSVRYPTFSGTSVPRDFVEFPSQVNEMWLEDPAVLARFARHHETGEPLPTALLDAALAARGYGEGQATTEYLAASLLDQAWHRITPDGGPATADDVLAFEADALAAAGVAHPQIAPRYRSTYFNHVFGGGYSAAYYSYIWAEVLDADTGAWFTEHQGLRRENGDRFRRELLSRGGAVDPMEAYRAFRGRDPEIGPLLERRGLATTGS is encoded by the coding sequence ATGACGTCGGACAACCCGTTCCTCGCGCCCAGCGACCTGCCCCACGAGCTGCCGGACTTCACCCGGATCCGCGACGAGCACTTCCTCCCGGCGTTCACCGCGGGCATGGAGGCCCAGCTCGCCGAGATCGCCGGGATCGTCGCCTCCGGCGAGCCGACGTTCGAGAACACGATCGTCGCCCTGGAGCGCTCCGGGCGGATCCTCGACCGGGTCGCGCGGGTGTTCTTCACCCGCGTCGGCGCGCACACCTCGCCGGCCATCCAGGAGATCGAGGCCGAGATCGGCCCGCGCCTGGCCGCGCACTCGGACACGATCGGCCTGGACCCGGCCCTGTTCGCCCGGATCGACGCCCTGCACGCCGCGCGCGACGACCTGGGCCTGGACCCGGAGTCGTTGCGCCTGCTCGAGCGCCATCACCGCGACGCCGTGCGCGCCGGGGCCCGTCTCGGCCCGGACGAGCAGACCCGGCTGCGGGCCCTGAACGGGGAGCTCTCGACGCTGTCCACGGAGTTCGGCACCCGCCTGCTGGCCGGGGCGAACGCCGCCGCCGTGCACGTCACCGACGTCGCGCGTCTGGACGGTCTGTCCGCCGACGCGATCACCTCGGCGGCCGGAGCGGCCGCCGACCGCGGGTACGACGGCGGCTACCTGCTGACGATGGTGCTGCCCACCCAGCAGCCCGCGTTGGCGTCGCTGACCGACCGTGCGTTGCGCGAGGAGCTGCACCGGGCCTCGGTCGGGCGCGGCTCCGAGCCCGGCCCGCACGACACCCGCGACCTCATCCGCCGCACCGCGACGCTGCGCGCCGAGCGGGCCCGGCTCCTGGGCTACCCCGACCATGCGTCGTACGTGATCGACGACGCGACGGCGCGCACCGCAGAGGCCGCCGGGGAGATGCTCGCCGGTCTCGTCCCGGCCGCGGTCGCCAACGCCGACCGGGAGGCGGCCGAGCTCGCCGGGCTGGCGGGCCACCCGCTGGAGGCGTGGGACTGGGCGTTCTACGCCGAGCGCTACCGCAAGCAGCATTTCGACGTCGACGCCTCCGTGCTGCGGCCCTACCTCGAGGTCGACCGGGTGATCCACGACGGCGTCTTCCACGCCGCCGGCGAGCTGTACGGGATCACCCTCACCGAGCGCACCGACCTGCCCGTCTACCACCCCGACGTCCGGTACTGGGAGGTCACCGACGCCGACGGCTCCGTGCTGGGGCTCTTCGGCGCCGACCTCTGGGCGCGGCCCAGCAAGCGCGGCGGGGCGTGGATGAACAGCCTCGTGTCGCAGTCGACGCTGCTCGACCAGCACCCGGTCGTGATGAACACCCTGAACCTGGTCAAGCCCGCCCCGGGCGAGCCGGCGCTGCTCACCCTGGACGAGGTCCGGACCCTGTTCCACGAGTTCGGGCACGCCCTGCACGGGCTGTTCTCCTCGGTCCGCTACCCGACGTTCTCCGGTACGTCCGTGCCGCGCGACTTCGTCGAGTTCCCCTCCCAGGTCAACGAGATGTGGCTGGAGGACCCGGCGGTGCTCGCCCGGTTCGCCCGTCACCACGAGACCGGCGAGCCGCTGCCGACGGCGCTGCTCGACGCCGCCCTGGCCGCCCGCGGCTACGGCGAGGGTCAGGCCACCACGGAGTACCTGGCCGCGTCGCTGCTCGACCAGGCCTGGCACCGGATCACCCCGGACGGCGGGCCGGCGACGGCCGACGACGTGCTCGCGTTCGAGGCCGACGCGCTCGCCGCCGCCGGCGTCGCGCACCCGCAGATCGCCCCGCGCTACCGCAGCACCTACTTCAACCACGTGTTCGGCGGCGGCTACAGCGCGGCCTACTACTCCTACATCTGGGCCGAGGTACTCGACGCCGACACCGGCGCCTGGTTCACCGAGCACCAGGGCCTGCGGCGGGAGAACGGCGATCGGTTCCGTCGCGAGCTGCTCTCCCGCGGCGGCGCCGTCGACCCGATGGAGGCCTACCGGGCGTTCCGCGGGCGCGATCCGGAGATCGGGCCGCTGCTGGAGCGCCGCGGCCTGGCGACGACCGGGAGCTGA
- a CDS encoding glycoside hydrolase family 16 protein, whose protein sequence is MRRKSSAAVDQLDPRELIARVTAEHSSPTVQTGRHHAVTPDLDLGTGVLVEDRPTDTDGAGQLPTQRTSGTGSHRLPDDDLGTDSGTGEDALSADSSVVEVDREVSTRRSSVRKLAPLGIGGAAILAAALVFTTLQPGSQAPDLNSALVNDASARRSSSDTSQAASNASNGEAGARTLAEVTQGATDQIGTAVAAERAAEKRRAQQAAAAAAAAAQESASEDSGSGSSSGGGSGSAPARLAAPVAGAAQVAGEGVQTALKQGWAAAGGDEFTGGGLGANWSAYDGPGHDGQGRRTPDAVSMENGNLVIKGDSEGNTGGISWGEGQKYGKWEVRAKFPKGDKQYHPVLLLWPDSGQWPEGGEIDFAETNSAADDVSFFLHYGSDNSQDSAKKSLDITQWHNYAVSWTPEGITGYIDGVQWFQNTDSSTQPPGAMHPTIQLDYFPDGGSPEPTEMQVAWMRQYK, encoded by the coding sequence ATGCGACGGAAGAGTTCCGCTGCGGTGGATCAGCTCGACCCCCGAGAGCTGATCGCACGAGTCACCGCAGAGCACAGCTCCCCCACTGTGCAGACGGGCCGGCACCATGCGGTCACCCCTGATCTCGACCTCGGGACGGGTGTCCTGGTCGAGGACCGACCGACCGACACCGACGGTGCCGGTCAGCTGCCCACCCAGCGGACGTCCGGAACCGGCTCCCACCGGCTCCCCGACGACGACCTCGGCACCGACTCCGGCACCGGCGAGGACGCGCTATCCGCGGACTCCTCCGTGGTCGAGGTCGATCGCGAGGTCTCGACCCGTCGCTCCTCCGTGCGCAAGCTGGCGCCGCTGGGCATCGGCGGCGCCGCGATCCTGGCTGCGGCGCTGGTCTTCACGACGCTGCAGCCCGGTTCGCAGGCCCCCGACCTGAACTCGGCCCTGGTGAACGACGCCTCGGCGCGTCGCTCGTCCTCCGACACCAGCCAGGCGGCGTCCAACGCGTCGAACGGCGAGGCCGGGGCACGCACGCTGGCCGAGGTCACCCAGGGCGCCACCGACCAGATCGGCACCGCCGTCGCGGCCGAGAGGGCCGCCGAGAAGCGCCGGGCCCAGCAGGCCGCCGCTGCGGCCGCCGCCGCCGCGCAGGAGTCCGCGTCGGAGGACTCGGGATCGGGATCGAGCTCCGGCGGTGGGTCGGGCTCGGCGCCCGCCCGGCTCGCGGCCCCGGTGGCCGGTGCCGCCCAGGTCGCCGGCGAGGGCGTGCAGACCGCGCTGAAACAGGGCTGGGCCGCGGCCGGCGGCGACGAGTTCACCGGTGGTGGCCTCGGGGCGAACTGGAGCGCGTACGACGGTCCCGGCCACGACGGTCAGGGCCGCCGCACCCCGGACGCGGTGTCGATGGAGAACGGCAACCTCGTCATCAAGGGCGACTCCGAGGGCAACACCGGCGGCATCTCCTGGGGCGAGGGCCAGAAGTACGGCAAGTGGGAGGTGCGCGCGAAGTTCCCGAAGGGCGACAAGCAGTACCACCCGGTGCTGCTCCTGTGGCCGGACTCGGGCCAGTGGCCGGAGGGCGGCGAGATCGACTTCGCGGAGACCAACAGCGCGGCCGACGACGTCTCGTTCTTCCTGCACTACGGGTCCGACAACTCGCAGGACTCGGCGAAGAAGAGCCTCGACATCACCCAGTGGCACAACTACGCCGTGTCCTGGACCCCGGAGGGCATCACCGGCTACATCGACGGCGTCCAGTGGTTCCAGAACACGGACTCCTCGACGCAGCCCCCGGGTGCGATGCACCCGACCATCCAGCTCGACTACTTCCCGGACGGCGGCTCCCCCGAGCCGACCGAGATGCAGGTCGCCTGGATGCGCCAGTACAAGTAG
- a CDS encoding response regulator transcription factor has protein sequence MTDVLIPSQRTHARPHTVLLALPPSATSLSVQRGLRHELGADGVAVVPVSDGIGLLDGIRSAAAALVVLDMELPGPDPGVVLGALHNEAPTTPVVAITSRERRGSLVGLLRGDRDDFLLRPFMVDELTARIRLRLRAAAGLPAPMVLSHGGLAVEIDHEVVSVDGRPIALSPTEYALLLALLARPGEVVSHDDLADQAWSEPVSANLVQVYISYLRRKIGPERIRTVRGAGYQLEG, from the coding sequence GTGACCGACGTCCTGATCCCGTCGCAACGCACGCACGCCCGACCACACACCGTCCTGCTCGCGCTCCCGCCGTCGGCCACGTCGCTGTCGGTGCAGCGCGGGCTGCGCCACGAGCTCGGAGCCGACGGCGTCGCCGTCGTGCCCGTGTCCGACGGCATCGGTCTGCTCGACGGCATCCGCTCCGCCGCCGCCGCACTCGTCGTCCTCGACATGGAGCTGCCCGGCCCCGACCCCGGTGTCGTTCTCGGTGCGCTGCACAACGAGGCCCCGACGACACCGGTCGTCGCGATCACCTCGCGCGAGCGCCGCGGCTCGCTCGTCGGGCTGCTGCGCGGGGACCGCGACGACTTCCTGCTGCGCCCCTTCATGGTCGACGAGCTGACCGCGCGGATCCGGCTGCGGCTGCGCGCCGCGGCGGGTCTTCCGGCGCCGATGGTGCTCAGCCACGGCGGGCTCGCGGTGGAGATCGACCACGAGGTGGTCTCGGTCGACGGCCGGCCGATCGCGCTCTCGCCGACCGAGTACGCGCTGCTGCTCGCGCTGCTGGCCCGCCCGGGCGAGGTCGTCTCGCACGACGACCTCGCCGACCAGGCGTGGTCCGAGCCGGTGTCGGCGAACCTGGTCCAGGTCTACATCTCCTACCTGCGCCGCAAGATCGGGCCGGAACGGATCCGCACGGTGCGCGGAGCCGGTTACCAGCTCGAGGGGTGA
- a CDS encoding GlsB/YeaQ/YmgE family stress response membrane protein, whose amino-acid sequence MTFLWIIGIIIGGLIIGVIGKLILPGRQAIPMWLTIVAGIVGVVIGTLLAQAFGLGTAGVWNIGEIILQIVVGVIAVAAAAALYPKMVTAKR is encoded by the coding sequence ATGACGTTCCTGTGGATCATCGGAATCATCATCGGCGGTCTGATCATCGGTGTGATCGGCAAGCTGATCCTGCCCGGCAGGCAGGCCATCCCGATGTGGCTGACGATCGTCGCCGGCATCGTCGGCGTCGTGATCGGCACGCTGCTCGCCCAGGCCTTCGGCCTCGGCACCGCCGGCGTCTGGAACATCGGCGAGATCATCCTGCAGATCGTGGTCGGCGTGATCGCCGTCGCCGCGGCCGCCGCGCTCTACCCGAAGATGGTCACCGCCAAGCGCTAG